The Solanum pennellii chromosome 11, SPENNV200 genome contains a region encoding:
- the LOC107003924 gene encoding uncharacterized protein LOC107003924: protein MVELINATGEDLAPTTSYVFGVPDDPHCDAVEWVQPDDEMKMKNSDQALVKPIPHLYQSFPVREYVDHDDLVEGISGLFEEIDEVNDMIGLSTNVVSHKLPINSEFSPVKQKARKFKPKLSLKIQDEITKQIESLLVKMTQYPTWLSIVVSVAKKYGKIRIFVDYRDFNKVRPEDNFPLPNIHILIDNYSKHEMQSFVDCYIGYHQILMDEEDAKKTTFITPWGVYHYKVIPFGLKNVGATYMRDMTTIFHDMIHKEIEVYVDGIIIKSRESSDHLTHFRKFFDHLRRYNLKLNPAKRVFGVPNGKLYGLIVSRRGIELDPFKIKVSECFRCYQELSVQSTGVGSSVRRESLLQYLSVLDNADGCVLDQHDETWKKERDGPIEVYFFQKAIPTRKLAKWKMLLSEFDIVYVTQKAIKAQALADHLAENLVDEEYEPLKTYFPDEKVQGEWVVEKPKIMPYVQYIRKLCKRFPKIEFRHTPIIHNELDDDPATIATMIKHPDADYIDPMDIKIKEKAVYCSYVEEEPNGLPWYLDIKKYLESETYPENATSNKKKSIIRLALNFFLSGEVIYRRTPDLSLLRCIDVVEVAKLIEQIHARVYGKHMNGLTLARKILQAGYFLDDYEA from the exons ATGGTGGAGCTGATAAATGCCACCGGTGAGGATTTGgcccccacaacctcctatGTCTTCGGTGTACCAGATGATCCCCACTGTGATGCTGTAGAATGGGTTCAGCCAG ATGAtgagatgaagatgaagaacaGTGATCAAGCATTGGTTAAGCCAATCCCTCATCTGTATCAATCATTTCCAGTCCGTGAGTACGTCGATCATGACGACCTTGTGGAAGGGATCTCTGGCCTTTTTGAAGAGATCGAT GAAGTCAACGACATGATAGGACTGAGTACCAATGTGGTGTCTCACAAGTTACCGATTAATTCGGAGTTTAGTCCAGTGAAACAGAAAGCTCGGAAGTTCAAGCCTAAGTTAAGTTTAAAGATTCAAGATGAGATCACCAAACAAATCGAGTCACTATTAGTGAAAATGACGCAATACCCGACTTGGTTGTCAATCGTCGTTTCGGTCGCCAAAAAATATGGGAAGATCAGAATTTTCGTCGATTACAGGGATTTCAACAAAGTCAGGCCAGAGGATAATTTTCCATTGCCAAACATTCACATTCTGATCGATAATTATtctaagcatgaaatgcagtcatttgtggattgttacaTAGGCTATCATCAAATCCTCATGGACGAAGAAGATGcaaaaaagacaacttttataactccttggggtgtatatcattacaAGGTAATTCCATTTGGTCTCAAAAATGTTGGTGCTACTTATATGAGAGATATGACGaccatatttcatgatatgattcataaggagatcGAGGTGTATGTAGATGGCATCATAATTAAGTCTCGTGAGAGTTCAGACCATTTGACTCATTTTAGAAAGTTCTTTGATCATCTACGTCGTTACAACTTGAAGCTAAATCCTGCCAAACGTGTTTTTGGAGTGCCGAACGGCAAGTTGTATGGACTTATAGTCAGCAGGAGGGGTATTGAGCTCGATCCTTTCAAGATCAA AGTGTCAGAATGCTTTCgatgctatcaagaactatCTGTTCAATCCACCGGTGTTGGTTCCTCCGTGAGAAGGGAGTCGTTGTTGCAATATTTGTCTGTTTTAGATAACGCAGATGGATGCGTACTTGATCAACATGACGAGACATGGAAGAAGGAGCGA GATGGACCCATTGAAGTATATTTTTTCCAGAAGGCGATCCCGACCAGAAAGTTGGCTAAATGGAAAATGcttttgagtgaatttgatattgtgtatgtgactcagaaggCGATAAAAGCACAAGccttggctgatcatcttgcgGAAAATCTTGTcgatgaagagtatgaaccgCTAAAGACTTATTTTCCCGatgaaaaa GTACAAGGAGAATGGGTTGTGGAAAAACCAAAAATTATGCCATACGTGCAGTACATACGGAAGTTGTGCAAAAGATTCCCTAAGATtgagttcagacatactcccaTAATACATAATGAGTTGGATGATGATCCTGCCACCATCGCCACAATGATTAAACATCCAGATGCTGATTATATTGATCCTATGGATATAAAGATAAAGGAGAAAGCAGTATATTGTTcctatgttgaagaagaaccCAACGGTTTGCCATGGTATcttgatattaaaaaatatttagagtcCGAAACTTATCCTGAGAATGCGACGTCTAACAAGAAGAAATCAATAATCCGTTTGGCCCTCAATTTCTTTCTGAGTGGAGAAGTCatttataggaggactccagatttaAGTCTCCTCAGATGTATCGATGTTGTTGAAGTTGCGAAGCTTATTGAACAAATACATGCTAGAGTTTATGGTAAGCATATGAATGGGCTCACTTTGGCGAGAAAGATCCTTCAAGCCGgctattttttggatgactatgaagcatga